In the Sinorhizobium arboris LMG 14919 genome, one interval contains:
- the greA gene encoding transcription elongation factor GreA produces MVDKVPMTQGGFVNLQEELRWRQQEERPRIIEAIAEARAHGDLSENAEYHAAKEAQSHNEGRISELEDLIARAEVIDLSKMSGSKIKFGARVKLVDEDTEEEKTYQIVGDQEADVKQGRISISSPIARALIGKEVGDSIEVNAPGGSKAYEILAVQWG; encoded by the coding sequence ATGGTCGACAAGGTGCCGATGACACAGGGTGGATTCGTCAATCTGCAGGAGGAGCTGCGCTGGCGCCAGCAGGAAGAACGCCCGCGTATCATCGAAGCGATCGCCGAGGCCCGCGCCCATGGCGACTTGTCGGAGAACGCCGAATATCATGCAGCCAAGGAAGCGCAGAGCCACAACGAGGGACGGATCTCCGAACTCGAGGACCTGATCGCCCGCGCGGAAGTCATCGACCTTTCGAAAATGTCCGGATCGAAGATCAAGTTCGGCGCCCGGGTGAAGCTGGTCGACGAGGATACGGAAGAAGAAAAGACCTACCAGATCGTCGGCGACCAGGAAGCCGACGTCAAACAGGGACGCATTTCCATCTCCTCTCCGATCGCCCGCGCGCTGATCGGCAAGGAGGTCGGCGACTCGATCGAAGTCAATGCTCCCGGCGGTTCCAAGGCCTATGAAATTCTCGCCGTTCAGTGGGGCTGA